In Gammaproteobacteria bacterium, one DNA window encodes the following:
- a CDS encoding taurine dioxygenase — translation MPKRFSNARTAPDGAGPALDIRQYAPALGAEVRGVDLADGLDPATYEQVRAALLAHQVLFFKDQTEISPRTQIGIGRMFGELHMHPAAPQMAGYPEIFEIYVSRDSKIANGEFWHSDVSCDEVPPLGTILQLHILPPVGGDTLFANMYAAYDALSEPMKRILEGLSALHESEHVYRERYSDRGVDDTGKEYPSATHPVVRTHPETGRKALYVNRTFTTRINELEAAESEALLGFLFDHCEGIDFQIRYRWERNDVAFWDNRCAMHRAIWDYRPARRKGRRVTIKGDRPV, via the coding sequence ATGCCGAAACGCTTTTCCAACGCGCGAACAGCCCCAGATGGCGCCGGGCCGGCGCTCGACATCAGGCAATACGCGCCCGCGCTAGGCGCCGAAGTCAGGGGCGTCGATCTCGCGGACGGCCTCGATCCCGCGACGTACGAGCAGGTTCGCGCGGCCCTGCTCGCGCACCAGGTGCTGTTCTTCAAGGACCAGACGGAGATTTCCCCGCGAACTCAAATCGGGATCGGCAGGATGTTCGGCGAGCTTCACATGCACCCAGCCGCCCCTCAGATGGCGGGCTATCCCGAAATCTTCGAAATCTACGTGAGCAGGGACTCGAAGATCGCCAACGGCGAATTCTGGCACTCCGACGTGTCCTGCGACGAAGTGCCGCCGCTCGGCACGATCCTGCAACTGCACATCCTCCCTCCGGTGGGCGGCGACACGCTCTTCGCAAACATGTACGCGGCCTATGACGCTCTATCGGAGCCGATGAAGCGGATTCTCGAAGGACTGAGCGCCCTGCACGAATCCGAACACGTTTACCGCGAGCGCTACTCCGATCGCGGTGTGGACGATACCGGCAAGGAATATCCAAGCGCGACTCACCCCGTCGTCCGTACGCACCCGGAGACCGGCCGCAAGGCGCTTTACGTAAACCGGACGTTCACGACCCGGATCAACGAACTCGAAGCGGCCGAGAGCGAAGCGCTGCTCGGATTCCTCTTCGATCACTGCGAAGGCATCGACTTTCAGATCAGGTATCGCTGGGAACGCAACGACGTCGCCTTCTGGGACAACCGCTGCGCGATGCATCGGGCGATCTGGGACTACCGGCCCGCCCGGCGCAAGGGGCGGCGCGTCACGATCAAGGGCGACCGCCCTGTTTGA
- a CDS encoding FAD-dependent oxidoreductase, with protein sequence MQAQRVLIVGGGIGGLTCALALSRAGHSVQLYEQAPAFGEIGAGIMLTPNATRVLRHFGLGAPLDRSGMRPPASRYRRFDDAALMGDAPLADVMESTHGAPWLHIHRSDLLDALLSAVRNQGGTDLYAGHRATGSAQDGSSVTVRFVNGASAEGDLLVACDGVRSTVRGQLVERAEARFRGQVAWRALVPAGGLPERVTDRASVVWIGEDRHIVQYVLRGGSLVNYVAIAAQREWVEEGWNRPAPLEEVQKEFAGWHEDVQSLLSATPAGALYKWGLFDRDPLEQWVYGRVALLGDAAHPMLPFMAQGSAMAVEDAAILARCIEAFDDLDVALSRYQAVRRERTARVILQSRAQTNLYQRLTGDKKRQRAASTEWVYGFDATSCAI encoded by the coding sequence GTGCAGGCGCAGCGCGTCCTTATCGTGGGCGGAGGGATCGGGGGACTGACCTGCGCGCTGGCGCTGTCCCGCGCCGGCCATTCCGTGCAGCTCTACGAGCAGGCCCCCGCATTCGGCGAGATCGGCGCGGGCATCATGCTGACGCCCAACGCCACCCGCGTGCTGAGGCATTTCGGTCTTGGGGCGCCGCTGGACCGCAGCGGCATGCGTCCGCCTGCCTCCCGCTACCGGCGTTTCGACGACGCGGCGCTGATGGGCGACGCACCGTTGGCGGACGTCATGGAATCGACCCACGGCGCTCCCTGGCTGCACATTCACCGCAGCGATCTGCTGGACGCGCTGCTCTCCGCCGTGAGGAACCAGGGCGGCACGGACCTTTACGCCGGACACCGGGCAACGGGCAGCGCTCAGGACGGCTCAAGCGTCACCGTGCGGTTCGTCAACGGCGCGTCGGCGGAGGGCGACCTGCTGGTGGCATGCGACGGCGTGCGTTCGACCGTGCGCGGCCAGCTTGTCGAACGCGCAGAGGCGCGGTTCCGCGGGCAGGTCGCGTGGCGCGCACTGGTCCCCGCGGGGGGCTTGCCGGAGCGCGTAACCGACCGGGCGTCGGTCGTGTGGATCGGCGAGGACCGGCATATCGTGCAATACGTGCTGCGCGGCGGTTCGCTGGTGAACTACGTGGCCATCGCCGCCCAGCGGGAATGGGTGGAGGAGGGCTGGAACCGGCCCGCGCCACTCGAAGAAGTGCAGAAGGAATTCGCCGGCTGGCATGAGGATGTGCAGTCACTGCTGTCGGCGACTCCCGCGGGCGCGCTCTACAAGTGGGGCTTGTTCGACCGGGACCCGCTGGAGCAATGGGTTTACGGACGCGTGGCGCTGCTGGGCGACGCGGCCCATCCCATGCTGCCCTTCATGGCGCAGGGCTCGGCCATGGCGGTCGAGGATGCCGCGATCCTGGCGCGGTGCATTGAAGCCTTCGACGACCTGGACGTGGCCTTGTCGCGCTACCAGGCGGTGCGCCGCGAACGCACGGCGCGCGTCATCCTGCAGTCCAGGGCGCAGACGAACCTGTACCAGCGCCTGACGGGGGACAAGAAACGGCAGCGCGCCGCCAGCACCGAGTGGGTCTATGGATTCGACGCGACGAGCTGCGCGATCTAG
- a CDS encoding cytochrome c, whose protein sequence is MSARSRIPLPPGIAAPVLLLLTLGATPAWPDEPGDEAKEGLELYISQQCWQCHGYEGQGGVAGVRIARTVLPFEAFARLVRFTNLMPAYSPKVLSDDQLRQIYDYVRSIPEPPPLEEIPELDFD, encoded by the coding sequence ATGAGCGCGCGTTCGCGGATCCCCCTGCCGCCGGGCATTGCCGCCCCGGTGTTGCTGCTGTTGACTCTGGGCGCCACGCCTGCGTGGCCTGACGAACCCGGCGACGAGGCCAAGGAAGGCCTTGAGCTGTATATCAGCCAGCAGTGTTGGCAGTGCCACGGCTATGAAGGACAGGGAGGCGTGGCCGGCGTCCGTATTGCCCGGACCGTCCTGCCTTTTGAAGCGTTTGCGCGGCTGGTCCGGTTCACGAACCTGATGCCGGCCTATTCGCCGAAGGTGCTCAGCGACGATCAGCTCCGGCAGATCTACGACTATGTGCGTTCCATTCCGGAGCCGCCGCCGCTGGAAGAGATCCCGGAACTGGATTTCGACTAG
- a CDS encoding FMN-binding glutamate synthase family protein, which translates to MMEFVDQAVELLTRLFLLAVGTTLLALFVLLIVDLAQTANAVRRNYPVIGRFRRIFEVMGEFMRQYMFAMDREEMPFNRAQRNWVGRASSAGSMTVAFGSTRETRWPGTAIFANAPFGLLDEECRDTSKVTVGADGPNPYTTNRIFHISGMSFGAISRPAVTALGKGAATAGCWMNTGEGGLSPWHLEAGNDIVFQFGTAKNGVRTPDGALSEERLGEVGSNPQVKMIEIKLSQGAKPGKGGILPGAKVTGEIARIRGIRTGEDAVSPNRHREVSNNGELLDLIARVRDVGGKPTGYKAVVGNPQWLDELFELINRRGPDAAPDFITVDSGDGGTGAAPMPLMDNVGMVLRESLIMLVDALERHGLRDRVRVVASGKLITPTEVAWALCAGADFAVSARGFMFALGCIQAMRCNKNTCPTGITTHNRRLQRGLDPPTKAVSVANYQRRIEEELKIIAHSCGVAEPRLLRREHCRIVQPDGRSRPLSEIYPKAA; encoded by the coding sequence ATGATGGAATTCGTTGATCAGGCCGTCGAACTCCTGACGCGCCTGTTTCTTCTTGCGGTCGGGACCACGCTGCTGGCGCTGTTCGTGCTGCTGATCGTGGACCTTGCGCAGACTGCCAACGCCGTTCGCCGCAATTACCCGGTCATCGGCCGTTTCCGCCGGATTTTCGAGGTCATGGGCGAGTTCATGCGGCAGTACATGTTCGCGATGGACCGGGAGGAAATGCCGTTCAACCGGGCGCAGCGCAACTGGGTCGGCCGGGCTTCCAGCGCCGGCTCCATGACCGTGGCCTTCGGCTCGACCCGCGAAACGCGCTGGCCGGGCACGGCCATCTTCGCCAACGCGCCCTTCGGCCTGCTGGACGAGGAATGCCGCGACACCTCGAAGGTGACGGTGGGCGCGGACGGTCCCAATCCCTACACGACCAACCGCATCTTTCACATTTCCGGAATGAGTTTCGGGGCCATATCCAGGCCGGCGGTCACGGCGCTCGGCAAGGGCGCGGCGACGGCCGGATGCTGGATGAACACCGGCGAGGGCGGGCTCTCGCCCTGGCACCTGGAGGCCGGCAACGACATCGTGTTTCAGTTCGGAACGGCCAAGAACGGCGTGCGCACGCCCGATGGCGCGCTTAGCGAGGAACGCCTCGGGGAAGTCGGCTCGAACCCGCAGGTGAAAATGATCGAGATCAAACTGAGCCAGGGCGCCAAACCCGGCAAGGGCGGGATCCTGCCGGGCGCGAAGGTGACCGGCGAGATTGCCCGCATCCGCGGTATCCGTACCGGCGAGGACGCCGTAAGCCCGAACCGCCATCGCGAGGTGAGCAACAACGGGGAACTGCTGGACCTGATCGCCAGGGTTCGGGACGTGGGCGGCAAACCCACCGGCTACAAGGCCGTGGTCGGCAATCCGCAGTGGCTGGATGAGCTGTTCGAACTGATCAACCGACGCGGGCCGGACGCGGCGCCCGATTTCATTACCGTGGACTCCGGCGACGGCGGCACGGGCGCGGCCCCGATGCCGCTCATGGACAACGTGGGCATGGTGCTGCGGGAGAGCCTGATCATGCTGGTGGACGCGCTTGAGCGCCACGGCCTTCGCGATCGTGTGCGGGTGGTGGCCAGCGGCAAGCTGATCACGCCCACGGAGGTGGCTTGGGCACTGTGCGCGGGGGCGGACTTTGCGGTGTCCGCCAGGGGCTTCATGTTCGCCCTGGGCTGCATACAGGCGATGCGCTGCAACAAGAACACCTGCCCCACGGGCATCACCACCCACAACCGGCGGCTGCAACGCGGTCTCGATCCGCCCACCAAGGCGGTGAGCGTGGCCAATTACCAGCGCCGGATCGAGGAGGAACTGAAGATCATCGCGCATTCCTGCGGTGTCGCCGAGCCGCGGCTGCTGCGCCGCGAGCATTGCCGGATCGTTCAGCCGGACGGCCGCAGCCGGCCGCTGTCGGAGATCTACCCGAAGGCAGCGTAA
- a CDS encoding thiamine pyrophosphate-binding protein: protein MAAGLAAAGVGAAGKASATQAAGDAQEPGAMPPTAAQEAMESEIPDGYTAGQAREYFVRNPGSDFMLDVIRRLGLEYIATNPGSSFRGLQESIVNYGGNQAPELLTCVHEEQAAAMAHGYYKVGGKPMGVLCHGTVGLQHASMAVYNAWCDRAPMILLAGNHLEATDRRAGVEWSHSAQDCVRVIRDYIKWDDMPLSLQHYAESMARGLKIAMTPPAGPVAVVLDGHLQEAEAGDRDLVPTAVSLNRPPIGDEGAVGETARMLLEAESPVIVADLMARDQEGVDRLVALAEALQAPVVNQFGRMNFPNTHYLSQGAAAVAQADVVLGLELFDVWGVINTVRDRVHRDSVRKARPDARVISIGSNDLFTRSNYQNFQRFYLSDLSIAGDAQATLPLLTDAVLSAMTPARRASNAAREASWREIHSRARGQALDDARYGWNAVPVSTARLYAELWQVVKDRDWALVSDDGAQSRWARRLWPIERHYQYIGRSGGAGLGYGAPAAVGAALAHRPQGRFAVNVQKDGDMMYTPGAFWTAAYHGIPLLTVTHNNQGYHQEYMHLQRMAARRQRGIESSWRVGNELRNPDIDLAGIARATGVWAEGPILDPADLGPALARAAEVVDGGEPAFVDVRCQPR, encoded by the coding sequence ATGGCGGCCGGGTTGGCCGCCGCGGGCGTGGGCGCCGCCGGCAAGGCGTCGGCAACGCAGGCGGCCGGCGATGCGCAGGAGCCGGGCGCGATGCCGCCCACGGCCGCGCAGGAGGCGATGGAATCCGAAATACCGGACGGCTATACGGCCGGGCAGGCGCGCGAGTATTTCGTCCGCAATCCGGGGTCCGATTTCATGCTGGACGTCATCCGGCGGCTCGGTCTCGAATACATCGCCACCAACCCGGGTTCCAGCTTCCGCGGACTGCAGGAATCCATCGTCAACTACGGCGGCAACCAGGCGCCGGAACTGCTGACCTGCGTGCACGAGGAACAGGCGGCGGCCATGGCCCATGGCTACTACAAGGTCGGCGGAAAGCCCATGGGCGTGCTCTGCCACGGCACCGTGGGACTGCAGCACGCTTCCATGGCGGTCTATAACGCGTGGTGCGACCGGGCGCCGATGATTCTGCTCGCGGGCAACCACCTGGAGGCGACGGATCGCCGGGCGGGCGTGGAGTGGTCGCATTCCGCGCAGGACTGCGTGCGGGTCATACGGGACTACATCAAGTGGGACGACATGCCGCTTTCCCTGCAGCACTACGCCGAGTCCATGGCCCGCGGCCTGAAGATCGCGATGACGCCGCCGGCGGGGCCGGTGGCCGTGGTGCTGGACGGGCATCTTCAGGAGGCCGAGGCGGGCGACCGGGATCTGGTCCCGACTGCCGTTTCCCTCAACCGGCCGCCCATCGGCGACGAGGGCGCGGTCGGGGAGACGGCTCGCATGCTGCTGGAAGCGGAATCGCCCGTCATCGTGGCGGACCTGATGGCCCGTGATCAGGAGGGCGTGGACCGGCTCGTCGCGCTGGCCGAGGCCCTGCAGGCGCCGGTGGTCAACCAGTTCGGGCGCATGAACTTCCCGAACACGCACTACCTCTCGCAGGGAGCGGCCGCGGTGGCCCAGGCCGACGTCGTGCTCGGACTGGAACTCTTCGACGTCTGGGGCGTGATCAACACCGTGCGCGACCGGGTCCACCGGGACAGCGTGCGCAAGGCGCGGCCGGACGCACGCGTGATCAGCATTGGGTCCAACGACCTGTTCACCAGGTCCAACTACCAGAATTTCCAGCGTTTCTACCTTTCGGACCTCTCCATCGCCGGGGACGCGCAGGCCACGTTGCCCTTGCTGACCGATGCCGTGCTCTCGGCGATGACGCCCGCGCGGCGCGCGAGCAACGCCGCGAGGGAGGCCAGCTGGCGGGAGATCCACTCGCGCGCCCGCGGACAGGCCCTGGACGACGCGCGCTACGGATGGAACGCGGTTCCGGTGAGCACGGCCCGCCTCTACGCCGAACTGTGGCAGGTGGTCAAGGACCGGGACTGGGCGCTGGTCTCGGACGACGGCGCGCAGAGCCGATGGGCCCGCCGGCTGTGGCCCATCGAAAGGCACTATCAGTACATCGGCCGCTCGGGCGGGGCCGGTCTCGGCTACGGCGCTCCGGCGGCCGTAGGCGCGGCGCTGGCCCACCGCCCCCAAGGACGGTTCGCGGTCAACGTGCAGAAGGACGGCGACATGATGTACACGCCGGGCGCGTTCTGGACCGCCGCCTATCACGGCATTCCGCTGTTGACGGTGACCCACAACAACCAGGGCTACCACCAGGAATACATGCACCTGCAGCGCATGGCGGCGCGGCGCCAGCGCGGAATCGAAAGCAGTTGGCGGGTCGGCAACGAATTGCGCAATCCCGACATCGACCTGGCCGGCATTGCCCGCGCCACGGGCGTGTGGGCCGAGGGGCCGATTCTGGATCCGGCCGATCTGGGCCCGGCCCTGGCCCGCGCCGCGGAAGTCGTCGATGGCGGAGAGCCGGCATTCGTGGACGTTCGCTGTCAGCCGAGATGA
- a CDS encoding alpha/beta hydrolase, translating to MRARRAGEAVTEGFDFFVPGPAGKLATRSKGLAPGCADVVVLVQGANLTGQAGFDFGFPGGEDYSLMDALVERGLAAVTFSLRGYGRSDAPDDPLTVDTDVAIEDLASVMDWLAAGGHPQPHLLGWSWGGRIVARYGEQHPDRVARMVLLDPALGGGNLIPFEPEEPWWSGGWEYFFEREAQYGAEEMRRALADWVVEHEPRSPNGIRRENARGSIPADPEALPCPVLMIYGSGAGKAAYMHGGIQRAEYFERLPTEDKALVVVPGGGDYAHLQPARHRIQAAIADFLLKA from the coding sequence ATGCGGGCTCGCCGTGCAGGGGAAGCCGTGACTGAAGGCTTTGACTTCTTTGTGCCGGGGCCGGCCGGGAAACTCGCGACCCGCAGCAAGGGTCTTGCGCCCGGTTGCGCCGACGTCGTGGTGCTGGTGCAGGGCGCCAACTTGACCGGCCAGGCGGGTTTCGACTTCGGCTTTCCGGGCGGCGAGGACTACTCGCTGATGGACGCCCTGGTGGAGCGGGGCCTGGCTGCCGTGACGTTTTCGCTGCGCGGATATGGCCGGTCCGATGCTCCCGACGATCCGCTCACCGTCGATACGGACGTGGCGATCGAGGATCTGGCGAGCGTCATGGACTGGCTGGCGGCAGGGGGCCACCCGCAGCCGCACCTTCTGGGCTGGTCCTGGGGCGGGCGCATCGTGGCCCGCTACGGCGAACAGCACCCGGACCGGGTGGCGCGCATGGTGCTGCTCGACCCGGCGCTGGGCGGAGGCAACCTGATTCCGTTCGAGCCGGAAGAGCCCTGGTGGAGCGGCGGCTGGGAGTACTTTTTCGAACGCGAAGCGCAGTACGGGGCCGAGGAGATGCGCCGTGCGCTGGCGGACTGGGTCGTCGAGCATGAGCCGCGCTCGCCCAACGGCATCCGGCGCGAGAACGCGCGGGGCAGCATTCCGGCCGACCCCGAGGCGCTGCCTTGCCCGGTGCTGATGATCTACGGCAGCGGCGCGGGCAAGGCCGCCTACATGCACGGCGGAATCCAGCGGGCCGAGTACTTCGAGCGGCTGCCGACAGAGGACAAGGCCCTGGTCGTGGTCCCTGGCGGAGGGGACTACGCGCATCTGCAGCCGGCCCGGCACAGGATTCAGGCGGCGATCGCCGATTTCCTGCTGAAAGCCTGA
- a CDS encoding NAD(P)H-binding protein yields the protein MPVIVNSGPACNGGAMDVPPVAAHPGKRQFRLFPAAGDAGESGPVFNIGQGAHSLRCFGRVYNMYGANFFSQTEPVHMTILVAGATGNVGRPTVAALLSSGETVRALSRSEDKLGALPEGAEGAVADLETGSGLDAAFDGVDRFFLITANGETETQRGLNAVNAAKAAGVGRIVYLSVHNPDQEPPIPHSRSKLPIEAAIRESGAEYTILRPSYFNQTDLSVVRVVKDFGVYPMPIGTIGQNRVDTRDIADCAVRALTEDGHNGAEYDLHGPDTISGPGAAAVYARHFGREVFYGGDDVEKWGESVKAFLAPWLLDSLKKMFLAQQAHGPAASEAEVAASQEAVGHPLRSFDAFVAELAG from the coding sequence ATGCCGGTAATCGTAAATTCCGGCCCGGCGTGTAATGGCGGGGCTATGGACGTCCCGCCAGTAGCGGCGCACCCAGGAAAGCGGCAGTTCCGGCTTTTTCCAGCCGCAGGTGATGCGGGCGAGTCCGGCCCGGTTTTCAATATCGGTCAGGGTGCTCATTCCTTGCGATGCTTCGGCCGTGTTTATAACATGTACGGCGCGAATTTCTTCAGTCAGACGGAACCTGTTCATATGACCATTCTCGTAGCCGGCGCGACCGGCAATGTCGGCCGCCCGACGGTGGCGGCCCTGCTTTCCTCGGGTGAAACGGTGCGCGCGCTGAGCCGCTCGGAAGACAAATTGGGCGCCCTTCCGGAGGGCGCGGAAGGGGCCGTGGCGGACCTGGAAACGGGCAGCGGCCTGGACGCGGCTTTCGACGGCGTGGACCGGTTCTTCCTGATCACCGCCAACGGGGAAACGGAGACGCAACGCGGCCTGAACGCCGTCAACGCCGCGAAGGCGGCCGGCGTCGGAAGGATCGTCTACCTGTCGGTCCACAACCCGGACCAGGAGCCCCCGATTCCGCACAGCCGCAGCAAACTGCCCATCGAGGCGGCGATCAGGGAAAGCGGCGCCGAGTACACGATCCTGCGCCCGAGTTACTTCAACCAGACCGACCTGTCCGTGGTGCGCGTCGTCAAGGACTTCGGCGTCTATCCGATGCCCATCGGGACGATCGGCCAGAACCGGGTGGACACGCGCGACATCGCCGACTGCGCCGTGCGCGCATTGACGGAAGACGGACACAACGGCGCCGAATACGACCTGCACGGCCCGGACACGATCAGCGGTCCCGGGGCGGCGGCGGTCTACGCCAGGCACTTCGGGCGCGAGGTCTTTTACGGCGGCGACGACGTGGAGAAATGGGGCGAGTCGGTCAAGGCCTTTCTCGCGCCCTGGCTGCTGGATTCGCTCAAGAAGATGTTTCTGGCCCAGCAGGCGCATGGCCCCGCGGCCAGCGAAGCCGAGGTCGCCGCGTCACAGGAGGCGGTCGGCCATCCCCTGCGCAGCTTCGACGCTTTCGTGGCCGAACTGGCCGGGTAA
- a CDS encoding MmgE/PrpD family protein — MDVRARGERWHIRRGRVNLTVAERLVAFARKHAGDGVPDDVRHEAKRLLLNQLKASVGATDHEVVRILNDWAGATGGEGNAQVLWLGTRMEPARAAMVNGALFEVLDFHDTYIPCYMHATSAVLPAVLAAAQSGGNSGRDVVDALSLGIEVELACARALMPTGYYRGFVPAGLTGGVGAAAACSLLAGLDGQRMRNALAIAMCTAFGTYESVGSMTLSYITGATAMSGLTAAELAGRGMDAPATAFEGDKGMRESYSDEPAGKIEEVLDSLADPWCIHGQSYKSVPTETITHAPIECALALRPRANGRKVARVRILVEPIVVDICDERMERFGDPHSELTARFDLCFCVAAAWRRGRFTLDEMREPAYTDPDILALRSRIELVRDETRESFDGCSMEIEFTDGTTESTSVDAFLGSPGRRMSDDELAGIFRASAEPVLPAGRVDEILAAVWDLESAPDIDGMMSLCRLA; from the coding sequence ATGGATGTACGGGCCCGTGGCGAGCGATGGCACATCCGGAGAGGGCGTGTGAATCTCACGGTGGCCGAACGGCTGGTGGCGTTTGCCCGGAAACATGCCGGCGACGGCGTTCCGGACGATGTCCGCCACGAGGCGAAGCGCCTGTTGCTGAATCAGCTCAAGGCTTCGGTGGGCGCGACCGATCACGAAGTGGTGCGCATTCTCAACGACTGGGCCGGCGCGACCGGCGGCGAGGGCAATGCGCAGGTACTGTGGCTGGGGACGCGCATGGAGCCGGCCCGCGCGGCGATGGTGAACGGCGCCCTGTTCGAAGTGCTGGATTTTCATGACACCTACATTCCCTGCTACATGCACGCTACCTCCGCGGTACTGCCCGCCGTGCTGGCGGCGGCACAATCCGGCGGCAACAGCGGGCGTGACGTGGTGGACGCGCTGTCGCTGGGCATCGAAGTGGAATTGGCCTGCGCCCGGGCGCTGATGCCCACCGGCTACTACCGCGGTTTCGTACCGGCGGGACTGACGGGCGGGGTCGGCGCGGCCGCCGCCTGCTCGCTGCTGGCGGGACTGGACGGCCAGCGCATGCGCAACGCGCTGGCCATCGCCATGTGCACGGCCTTCGGCACTTACGAGTCGGTGGGGAGCATGACGCTGTCCTACATCACCGGTGCGACCGCCATGTCGGGACTGACCGCGGCCGAACTGGCCGGGCGCGGAATGGACGCGCCCGCGACCGCCTTCGAAGGCGACAAGGGAATGCGCGAGTCGTACTCGGACGAACCGGCCGGGAAAATCGAAGAAGTCCTCGATTCGCTGGCGGACCCCTGGTGCATCCACGGCCAGAGCTACAAGTCGGTGCCCACCGAAACTATCACCCACGCCCCGATCGAATGCGCGCTCGCATTGCGGCCGAGGGCAAACGGCCGGAAAGTGGCGCGGGTGCGCATCCTGGTCGAGCCCATCGTCGTGGACATCTGCGACGAACGCATGGAGCGCTTTGGCGATCCGCACAGCGAACTCACCGCGCGCTTCGACCTCTGTTTCTGCGTCGCGGCGGCCTGGCGGCGCGGCCGCTTTACGCTGGACGAAATGCGCGAGCCCGCCTACACCGATCCCGATATCCTGGCGCTGCGCTCACGCATTGAACTGGTGCGCGACGAGACCCGCGAGAGTTTCGACGGCTGCTCGATGGAAATCGAGTTCACCGACGGCACGACCGAGTCCACCTCGGTGGATGCGTTCCTCGGCAGCCCCGGCCGGCGGATGAGCGACGACGAACTTGCCGGGATCTTTCGCGCCTCGGCGGAACCCGTATTGCCTGCCGGCCGTGTCGATGAAATTCTTGCAGCGGTCTGGGACCTGGAATCCGCCCCCGACATCGACGGCATGATGTCGCTGTGCCGGCTCGCCTGA
- a CDS encoding alpha/beta fold hydrolase produces the protein MTTLSLPGGETIWYRRSGSGVPVLHIHGSAFGHRNFERLTPFVADDFEVIDFDLPGYGQSSGAPREGGLEGVADQVHEFIGALELAPVHVHGTSFGAMVALILAAKYPKSVDRLVLSCFLARYDGAARMMRATWRRAARDSGMAAVADLTAVAGFGRAFYERQEAEAQLASMREAFSRTDVDAFVRGTKTLEQVDLSPWARRIKAPSLLIAGEEDNMTPFSPAGSGIGFSSIRQMIPGCELVVLPDCGHYLVIEQPEATAALVGKFLQAVPTVKQGGRP, from the coding sequence ATGACGACCCTTTCACTGCCCGGCGGAGAAACGATCTGGTACCGGCGCTCCGGCAGCGGTGTTCCGGTACTGCACATCCATGGGTCGGCGTTCGGGCACCGCAATTTCGAGCGCCTGACGCCCTTCGTCGCCGACGACTTCGAGGTCATCGATTTCGATCTCCCCGGCTATGGCCAGAGCTCCGGCGCGCCGCGGGAGGGCGGTCTGGAAGGCGTTGCCGATCAGGTGCACGAGTTCATCGGGGCGCTGGAACTGGCGCCGGTGCACGTGCACGGGACTTCCTTCGGCGCGATGGTGGCCCTGATCCTTGCGGCGAAGTATCCGAAGTCGGTCGACCGGCTGGTGCTGAGCTGCTTTCTGGCCCGCTACGACGGCGCGGCCCGCATGATGCGCGCAACCTGGAGGCGGGCGGCGCGCGATAGCGGTATGGCGGCCGTAGCGGACCTGACCGCCGTGGCCGGTTTCGGGAGGGCGTTCTATGAGCGCCAGGAGGCCGAAGCGCAGCTCGCCTCGATGCGCGAGGCGTTCAGCCGGACCGACGTGGACGCGTTCGTGCGCGGCACGAAAACCCTGGAACAGGTGGACTTGAGTCCCTGGGCGCGCCGGATCAAAGCGCCCTCGCTATTGATCGCGGGGGAAGAGGACAACATGACGCCGTTCAGCCCGGCGGGAAGCGGGATCGGCTTTTCCTCGATTCGGCAGATGATCCCAGGCTGCGAACTGGTCGTTCTTCCCGACTGCGGCCACTACCTGGTGATCGAACAGCCGGAAGCCACGGCGGCCCTGGTCGGGAAATTCCTTCAGGCCGTCCCCACGGTCAAACAGGGCGGTCGCCCTTGA